From one Triticum urartu cultivar G1812 chromosome 3, Tu2.1, whole genome shotgun sequence genomic stretch:
- the LOC125545873 gene encoding protein THYLAKOID RHODANESE-LIKE, chloroplastic has protein sequence MAAIVSSAAPTTPTPPRARRPRQAPRNRRLPLGGPAAGLFTTLGLNGSGAALAAPLSYEEMLRLSSDTAGGGGDGFSLPDLGLGGLVDFVAQNPLVVAAGLAVVAVPLVVSQVLGGASKPYETVSVKAAYRRLLEEPDAQLVDIRPLKDAREVGLPDISEAKKKAVAVPYDGEDKNGFLKKLALRFKDPENTTLIILDKFDGNSELVAELVTSNGYKGAFAVKDGAEGPRGWQSSDLPWTAPKKGFSLDFGELFGDGSEGLPVTIGLAAATGLGLLAYTEIETVLQFLGSAAIVQLVASKLVYAEDRKKTLQQIDDFFNKKIAPKELVDEIKEIGQALLPSSGEAKSQPAAATAAAPPAATATAAPVAEPAAPAAATATAAPVAEPAAPAAAMATAAPVAEPEAPAAEASTESPPDTTTSSRPLSPFANYPDLKPPASPSPPASEGKTEVKATVVAATESPAEVNSAPVAEAVEESSPPAKPRPLSPYANYPDLKPPASPSPSPP, from the exons ATGGCCGCTATCGTCTCTTCCGCCGCGCCAACGACGCCGACTCCCCCGCGCGCCCGGAGGCCTCGACAGGCGCCCAGGAATAGGCGCCTCCCCCTTGGAGGCCCCGCGGCGGGCCTCTTCACCACGCTCGGACTGAATGGCAGCGGCGCCGCTCTCGCCGCCCCACTCTCCTACGAGGAGATGCTGCGGCTCTCGTCCGACACCGCCGGTGGTGGGGGTGACGGGTTCTCCCTCCCAGACCTCGGCCTCGGCGGGTTGGTGGACTTCGTCGCGCAGAACCCGCTCGTCGTCGCCGCGGGCCTCGCCGTGGTAGCCGTGCCGTTGGTCGTTTCCCAGGTTCTTGGCGGCGCCTCCAAGCCATACGAAACCGTGTCCGTGAAGGCCGCGTACCGGAGGCTTCTGGAGGAGCCAGACGCGCAGCTCGTCGACATCAGGCCGCTCAAGGACGCCCGGGAGGTCGGCTTGCCGGACATCTCGGAGGCCAAGAAGAAGGCGGTGGCCGTGCCCTACGACGGGGAGGACAAGAACGGTTTCTTGAAGAAGCTTGCGCTGAGGTTTAAGGACCCGGAGAACACCACATTGATCATCCTTGACAA GTTTGATGGGAACTCTGAACTAGTTGCTGAGCTtgtcacatccaatggctataaaggTGCTTTTGCGGTAAAGGATGGTGCGGAAGGACCTCGGGGATGGCAG AGCAGTGATCTTCCGTGGACTGCTCCCAAGAAGGGATTCAGTTTGGACTTCGGTGAGCTATTTGGG GATGGTTCAGAAGGTTTGCCTGTCACAATTGGTCTTGCTGCAGCTACTGGTTTGGGATTACTTGCCTACACAGAG ATAGAAACCGTGCTACAGTTTCTGGGTTCAGCTGCCATTGTCCAGCTTGTGGCAAGCAAGCTCGTGTATGCCGAG GATCGAAAGAAGACCCTGCAACAGATTGATGACTTCTTTAACAAGAAGATTGCGCCAAAGGAGCTTGTTGATGAAATTAAG GAAATCGGGCAGGCTCTCCTGCCTTCATCTGGTGAAGCTAAGAGccaaccagcagcagcaacagcggCAGCGCCCCCTGCTGCCACGGCAACTGCTGCACCAGTAGCAGAACCAGCAGCCCCAGCTGCTGCCACGGCAACTGCTGCCCCAGTAGCAGAACCAGCAGCCCCAGCTGCTGCCATGGCAACTGCTGCACCAGTAGCAGAACCAGAAGCCCCAGCTGCAGAAGCCAGCACAGAGTCGCCTCCTGATACCACAACATCATCGAGACCCCTGTCACCATTTGCAAAT TACCCAGATCTCAAACCACCGGCCAGCCCTTCCCCACCAGCTTCAGAGGGTAAAACCGAGGTGAAGGCCACCGTTGTCGCAGCAACCGAATCGCCGGCGGAAGTTAACTCGGCACCGGTGGCAGAAGCCGTCGAAGAGTCATCGCCTCCTGCGAAGCCCAGGCCTCTTTCGCCATATGCGAAC TATCCAGATCTCAAACCGCCGGCCTCTCCTTCGCCTTCGCCGCCTTAG